In Fusobacterium massiliense, the genomic stretch TTATCTCTTAAATAAAGAAATTCTTTTAAATTTCTTATACTTGCTGTAATATCTATAAATTCATATTTGTAATTTATTTTTTCAAAATACTCCTTCGCTTCAACACAATCTGGACAAAGCATAGTTCCATACATTTTTAACATACATACCTTCCTTTTTTTCTGAATCTCTCACGACTAAATAAAGCGTTCTGGCATAATTCATAAAATTATACTCTATACTCATATAACAGAGTAAAAAGCAACCTCATTAGCGAAATCCATTCTAGCTTTTCCTATAGCTCTTAGATGCTCTAAATTTGCTAGTGCTTCTCCTGTTGCAAACCATTTTTGATTATTAGGAAACTCATCAAAATTATTTGCTCTATAATCCCAATGCATTTTTCTAGCAATATCAACAGCCGTAAACTTCTCTCCATCTTTTAACAAATTATAGACTTCTTCGTTCCTATCTGCATAATGTTTTTTTAACTCATCTATTCTAGTTTTTGGATTATCTATTATTCCTCTATGAGCTGAGTAGATAACATCTACCTCCATATTATAAACTTTATCTAAATTTTTAAGATAAGTCCCCAAAATATCTTCATATTTAAATTCCCAAAAACTTATATTAGGAGTTATTTTATTCAAAATATGATCTCCAGAAAATAAAATTTTATGTTGTTTATCATAAATACCAACTTGTCCAGGAGTATGACCACTCAAATCAATAACCTCAAACTTATAATCTCCAAAATCTATAATATCTCCATCTTTAACAATTGTAGTATCTAATTTCCCTTTTACACAATATACAAGCCCCGGATGAGTTTCAAAAAATTTAAAATCAGGCTCTATTCCCATAACTTTTAAAGTGGGAACAAATCTATCAGCATATAGCTCGTGTTTCATTTGGTTAATATAATCTGTATCTATTTGACTACAATAAACTTTTCCTTGATATTTATTTTTAAATTTTAGAGCAAGTCCTGAATGATCAGCATGTAAATGAGTTAAAAACATATCTGTTTTCCCAATTTTTGCTCCTAATTCTTCTAAAGCTTCAAAGAATATTTTTTCACTTTCTTCATGGTCAAAACCACTATCGATGACTAAAATATTATCTCCATTTTTTATAAAATAGCAATTTAATGCTCTTAAAGGATTTTTTGGTAACGGTACTTCAACTAAAAATATATTTTTTTGAATTTCATTTAGCATATTTACACCTCTTTCAATAAAAATCTTTTATTCATATTATACAATAAAATAGCTTTTTTAGATATTATAAAAATATTAATATTTTATTTTAGAGTATTTTATTTAAAAATAGGGGCTAGAATGTGGATATTTTATGGATAAAATTCAGAGAGATATGGATGAAATTTCGATAGAGCCTAACACTTGGGATTTACATTCGTCTAATGTAACAGTCTTTTTATTTGGTGGGCAATAGTAAGTGGAATAATAATAGGAGTCTCTTTTGTTTTTTATTCATATAACTTACAAAAAGTTAAAAACGGTAATCTTTTAGGAATAGTTGCTCTTATAAATATTATTTCAGCAGTATTTTACGGATTTCTTTTATTATTTAGATACAGCTCTCCTCGTTACAGAGATTGTTTTTTCATTCAACTTTTCAAAAAATAAAAAAAATCTCCGACGTCCGTATTAGTTCGAAGATCCTGTATTTATTAAGCTCGTAGAACTCATACGGCTGTCAAGAGACTTTATTTTACTATTTAACTTTATACTTTCCTATAAAGCAAAAAAGCCTTCAACTTTTTGCATGTTCGGGCTTTTTTGTAGAAATTAAAGTATAAAGTATACATTGATATTAATTAGTATTATTATGTTTTTAATTATCATTATAATGCCCTTTGCACTGTAAGATAATTATAAAATCATTTTCTAACTTATAAACTAATCTATCTTTGTCGTTGATTCTTCTACTATATAGTCCACTAAGATTATTAGTTAGTTTTTCAGGCTTACCTATTCCATTCAATACACCATTTCTTTCAATATCTTTTATTAGTTCATTTATTTTCTTTAATGTCTTTTTATCTTGACTTTGAAAATATAAATATTCTTCCCAAGCTTGAATAGAAAAACTAATTTTCATTACTCCATAGACTCCAATTCTTCTATAGTTTTCATAATAACTTTACCATCTTTTACTTCATCTATTGAGTTTTGTAAGGCTTTTATATTTTCACTTGAATAGAAAGGGTCTATTGATACATTAAAAGGGATTCTCTTTTCTCTTGTTAATTTCTTGGCAAATATAGTAAATGCAGTTGTTATATTAATACCTAAGTCATTACAAACAATTTCCATTTCTTTTTTCAAATCTTCATCCATTCTAATATTTATTAATTTCATCGACATTTTAAAACCTCCTTTATTATCTTTATATTGTATATATTATATCTTTATATTTGAAAAAGTCAAGTTTAAAAAATAAAGTCTCTGACGTCCGTATTAGTTCGAAGAGCCTGTGTTCATTGAGCTCGTAGAACTCATACGGCTGTCAAGAGACTAATTTTCTTTATTTATTATTATACTTTCCTATAGAATAAAAAAGCTGTTGTATTTCTACAACAGCTAAAATTCTCTAATAATATTATTATTTAACTATAACTATATTAGAAGCTTGAGGTCCTTTTTGTCCTTCAGTTATATCAAACTCAACTTCTTGACCTTCAAACAATTCTTTGAATCCTTCTTTTTGAATTTGTGAAAAGTGTGCAAAAACATCTTTTCCATCTTCACCAGTAATAAATCCAAACCCTTTTTCTTTGTTAAACCATTTAACAGTACCTTTCATTTTGTAAACCTCCATAAAAATAAATATGATTAAAAATAAATAACTAACATAAATGAATATATCTATAAAAGCATATAGAAATTTAATATTAGAAAAAGGAACTAAAAAGAATCACTTATCACAATATTAAAAGAATAATTCAATCTAAAAAGTTATATATCTTACCTTGACATATTATACTATAAAATTTCATAGATGTATACTATTTTTTTAATTTTTTTTTAAATTTTAAACAATTTATTTAAAAAATAAAAATCTTAAGTGAAAATTTAATGACTAAATATAACATTTTATGTTTTTTAGACTTTTTTATAGATTAAAAATAATTTTTAAAATAATAATTGAACTAAAAATAATCATTTTTGCCTTATTTTTATTAAAAATCATAAGAAAATAAAAAACTGTATTGTTTTTTTTACAAAAAAGTGTAATATATAAATAGTTAAGAAATTATATTAATTAAGTATATAAAAAAAAGTCTCTGACGTCCGTATTAGTTCGAAGAGCCTGTGTTTATTGAGCTCGTAGAACTCATACGGCTGTCAAGAGACTAATTTTTATATTAAATTTATACTTTCTTAGAGAATAAAAAAAAGGAGAGATTGTAATGAAAATAGTTGTAGTAGGAGCAAACCATGCTGGAACAGCTTGTATCAACACAATGCTTGATAATTATCAAGGAAATGAAGTAGTTGTATTCGACCAAAATTCTAATATTAGTTTTTTAGGTTGTGGAATGGCATTATGGATAGGACATCAAATTGCAGGTTCTGAAGGTCTTTTTTATTCATCAAAAGAAAAATTAGAAGCTAAAGGTGCTAAAATTCATATGGAAACTGGAGTTACTAATATTGACTTTGATAATAAAATTGTATATGCTACTGGAAAAAATGGAGAAAAATACGAAGAAAAATATGACAAACTAATCTTATCAACTGGTTCTTTACCTATGAATTTACCAATTGTTGGAAAAGAATTAGAAAATGTACAATATGTAAAACTTTTCCAAAATGCACAAGAAGTTATAGATAAGTTAGATTCTAACAAAAATATTCAAAAAGTAGCTGTTGTTGGAGCTGGATACATCGGAGTTGAGCTTGCAGAAGCATTTAAAAGATGGGGAAAAGAAGTTTATTTAATAGATGCTGCTAAAGGTTGTCTATCTGTTTATTACGATAAAATATTTAGAGATCAAATGGATGCACAATTAAAAAATCATGGAATTAACCTTGAATATGATCAATTAGTAAAAGAAATTCAAGGAAATGGTAAAGTTGAAAAAATTATAACTAATAAGGGAGAATTACCAGTAGATATGGTTATTTTATGTGCTGGATTCAGACCTAATACAGATTTAGGAAAAGATAAAATAACTTTATTTAAAAATGGAGCCTATGTGGTAGATAAAACTCAAAAAACTAATTTAGATGATGTTTATGCTATTGGAGATTGTGCTACTGTTTTTGATAATTCAATCAATGATGTAAACTATATTGCTCTTGCAACTAATGCAGTTAGATCTGGAATTATTGCTGCTCATAATGTATGTGGAACTAAAATAGAAAGTGTTGGTGTTCAAGGTTCTAATGGTATTTCTATATTTGGATTAAATATGGTTTCTACTGGTCTTACTTTAGAAAAAGCTGAAAAATTAGGAATAGAAGCATTAGAAACTACTTTCCATGACTTACAAAAACCAGAATTTATGGAACACAATAACGAAGAGGTTTATATAAGAATCGTATATAGAAAAGATAACAGAAAAATAATAGGAGCTCAAATGTCTTCTAAATATGATATTTCTATGGCTATGCATGTATTCTCTTTAGCTATACAAGAAGGTGTAACTATTGACAAATTTAAACTATTAGATATATTATTCTTACCTCATTTTAATAAACCATACAACTATATAACTATGGCTGCTCTTGGAGCTAAATAGAAAGCACAAAAATAAATATAAAAATTAGTCCCTGATTTCCATTATCTATGTTATAATTTCATAGAATATGTATTAAGGGACTTTATTATTTATTTAACTTGTTTTTTTGAGCTTATAAACCTATACAGCTCTCAGTGTTTTTATTAAATTTGAAAGGAGAACTATGGAAAATAACTTACAAAAAAAATTTTACACAAAAAAAACTTCCCCAATTATGAAAAAAATTATATTCTTATTTATTTTTTCACTTTTATTACAAATACCTTTATCGTTTATTGGAAGTTTAATTTTTGATAGAGGTGATTTATATAATAAAACTGTAATTAGCATTGGTAATGAATGGGGAAAAAATCAAAAAATTATAGCTCCTGTAATTACTATTTCATATACAGATACAGGTATAGATAATGAAAAAGATATCATTAATTCAAAAACTCTTGCAGTGGTTCCAGTTGAAAAGAAATTTGTAATACTTCCTGATGAGCTTAATGCAATTATTAAAATAAAAGATGAAATAAGACAAAGAGGAATATATAATGCCACTGTCTATAATGCAAATATGAAATTAAAAGGTTTTTTTTCGCCTAAAGATTTTCCAAAAAACAAAAAAATTAAATCTTATTTATCTATTGGATTATCAGACACTAAAGCTCTTATAAAAATCAATAAATTAAAAATAGGAAATTTAGAAAAAGATTTAGATGCTATGTCTGGAACTATGGCTGTTCCTTTAATCACTAATGGAATATCTGCCGAACTTAAATTAGATTTTAATAAAATTTTAGAAGAAGAAAAAATTCCTTTTGAAATTGATATAGACTTTAGAGGAAGTAAGGATATTTCAATATTACCTCTTGGAAAGAAAAACAATATCGAAATTAGTTCAAATTGGAAATCTCCAAGTTTTTCAGGCATCTTACCAAGTGAAAAAAATATCAATAATAACGGTTTTTCAGCTAAATGGGAGGTTTCAAATTTAGTTAGAAATTATCCTCAAATTATAGATATAAACGAAGATAAATACGATGATTTCTATTACGATGATTCCTATTACGATGATTCCTATTACGATGATTCCTATTACGATGATTCCTATGATGAAAATAACTCTAATAATGAAAATACTGTTATAAAAACTGGATTATTTGATTCTATAACAGATTATACTCAAATCACTAGAGCAAGTAAATACGGAATCTTGTTTATTATGATGAGTTTGGTCATAGTTTATATATTTGAAGTAATTAGCAGAAGATTTACTCACTATGTACAATACCTAATTGTAGGACTATCTCTTATTATTTTTTACCTACTATTACTATCTTTATCAGAGCATATAGGCTTTGAATGGGCTTATTTAATTTCCTCATTAGCTATAGTTATTCCAAACTCCTTATATATAATGAGTCTAACTTCAAATAAAAAACTTGGAATCGGAATGTTCTTTTTCTTAAGTGGTATTTATGCAATATTATTTTCTATCTTAAGAATGGAGCAATATGCTTTACTAACTGGAAGTCTATTGATACTTACTGTACTTTATGTTGTTATGTACCTAACAAAAAACACTGAAATTTTTGAAAGACTTGAAAATAGAGAAAAATAAAAAAAAGTCTCTGACGTCCGTATTAGTTCGAAGAGCCTATGTTTATTGAGCTCGTAGAACTCATACGGCTGTCAAGAGACTAACTTAGTTATTTAATTTTATACTTTCCTTATAAATAAAATAGGACTATTGCAATTTTTATTACAATAGTCCTTCTTTTTCTTTGAATTCAAATCTTAGTTATTAGAAGAACATTCCTCCAATAAATCCTCCAATAAGAAGAGGTATATTATAGTGTATAAATGTAGGAACACAAGTATCCATTATATGATCATGTTGACCATCGGCATTAAGCCCAGATGTTGGTCCTAATGTTGAATCTGATGCAGGTGATCCAGCATCTCCTAATGCTGCTGCTGCTGCAAGAACTATTACTGATCCTTCTACTGATAGCCCTAATTTTATACATAAAGGAATATATATAGCAGCAACAACTGGAATAGTTCCAAAAGAAGTTCCAATTCCCATAGTTATTAACAATCCTATTAACAACATTACAGCAACTCCTATAGCTTTGCTTCCTCCTATCATATCATGTATACTCAATACTAATGAATCAACAGCTCCAGTTTCTCTAATTATATTTCCATAACCAGCAGCAACTAGCATGATGAAAGCTATTAGCCCCATAAGTCCTACTCCACCATTGATATATTCATCAATATCTTTCCATTTTATAGTTCTAAATATAAACATTGCAGCTAAAGCAGCTATTGCTCCTAAAGGTAAAGAACCTGTTAATAATTGAATAATAAATGCAAGTGCAGCAGCAACTAATGTTAACCAATGTTTAGTTTCCATTTCAGTAGCTTCTACTTCTTCCATACCTTTTAGAGGTAAATCTTTATATTCTCTACTTCTTGTGTAAGAAACAAAAATTGCTAATAATAAACCAATAATCATAAATAAACCTAAAAACCATGTAGATTTCCATACATCAGTTTTTGCTATTTCCATACCATTTTTACTCATTTCTGCTGAAAGAATACCATGGAAAATTAATCCAAACCCAACTGGTAATGCTATATATGGTGCTTTTAACCCAAATGTTAAAGAACAAGCCATAGCTCTTCTATCCAATTTCAAAGAGTTCATTAATTTTAATAAAGGTGGAATTAATATAGGAATAAATGCTATATGAACCGGTATTAAATTTTGTGAAAAACAAGAAAATACAGCTATAACTATAAGTAATATTTTCTTTTTACCATCAACTAATGAAGCTATCTTTCTAGATACTATAGTAGCAACTCCTGTACTATTAATAGCAACAGCTAGTGTTCCTAACAGTATATAACTCAAAGCTGTTTCAGCATTTCCTCCCATACCATTTATTAGATTTCCCATTATGTCTCCAACAGGCATTCCTGCTGTGAAACCAGCAACTAAAGCAGATACAACTAAAGCCAAAAGAACATTTAATTTTAATAAGCATAAAATAGTCATAACAATGACTGATATAACAACTGGATTTAATAAAATCATAGACTTACCTCCACATATTTAAAAATACACTTTAGATAATTTATTAGATTTTTAGAAATTCGGTTAATTGTGCATAAAATTCTTTATTATCTTCTACTAATTTATCTGTTTCTCCTACAATAACAATTTCTTTCATCACATCTCCCTGTTCAACTTTATCAACTACATCTTGATCAGCTTGTTCTACAACTTCACCGAAGATAGTATGATGATAATTTAGCCAATCAGTTGGAACATGTGTGATAAAAAATTGAGAACCATTTGTATTTGGCCCAGCATTTGCCATAGCCAAAAGCCCTTTTCTATCAAATACAACACCTTTTTTGAATTCATCACCAAATTGATATCCAGGTCCTCCTGCTCCAGTTCCACTAGGATCTCCACCTTGAATCATAAAATCTTTTATAACTCTATGAAATGTCAATCCATTATAATAGCCAATTTTTGCTAATGTAACAAAATTTAGAACTGTTATTGGAGCAACCTCAGGAAATAAATTTAGTTTTATCTCCCCCTTGTCTGTTTTAATAATAGCTTGTAAACTCATCTGTCCTCCTTTCTTTATATTTTTTTATAAATTAATTATACATTAATTTCCACTTTTATAGGTGTCTAGAAGTATTTTTTCTTCTGTCGTTCCATAAATTTCATAATACCATTTCTTATTTAACTTATTTTCAGTATCTTTTAATTCAATTTGATACTTTTCTAAAATCGTATTTAAATTTCTATATTTTTTACTAACTTCAATAATTTTTTCCATTATAGGTAATTGCTCTTCTTCTTGAATTGTATTAGTTAATTCAAAATTTAATTTTTTTTCTTCTGAAAGGAGCTTATTTATTTTTACCATAAAATCCCCTTTTATTCTCTTCAACTCTTTCAATTTATATTTATAAAATCTCTCTAGAACTTCAGAGCCAGATTTACCTTTTAGCATTTTTCTTTTCTCAATCTTTTTATTCAAAAAGTCTTCAGAAAAGTTATATTCAATAGCTAGTTTTTCTATATTATTTTTTAGTTTATTAAATTTTTCTATATTTTCACTAGCTAATTTTGAGATTTCTTCTATATTTAAAGATAAGAACATTGTTTCATAAATAGGAATAACTTCATTCTTTAATTTTTCAATACCGGCAATATCCTCTTTTTCTTTTAAATCATCATATACTCTTTTCACTAGTGTCAAAACTTGTAATATAACCTCTCTTGAATAGTCTAAAAACATATCTACATTAATTTTTGTATCCATTTTTCCCTGCTCCAAAATATTGATAGAAATGACATTTTATTCCACCATTATACAATTTTCTATTTTTTGTTGATTTTTCTGAAAAAGCTTTTTCAAAATCTTCATATGATGTTATTACATAATACGACCACTTTGCTAACTTTCTCTTACAAAAATCTCCAAATTCCTTATAAAATTGATATATATCTTCATCTTCTCCATTCATAAGTCTTTCTCCATAAGGAGGATTTACTATTACTGCCCCATATTTTGCTGGACTTTCTAACTCTCTATAATCTTTTACTGAAAATGTTATATCGTCTAAGACACCTGCTTTTTCAGCATTCCCTTTAGCAATTTCTATACTTTTTTCGTCTATATCAGAAGCCATTATTTTTAGTTCTATATCGAGATTTTCATTTGAAAAAGCTTCATCTCTAGTGTCAGTCCAAATATTTTCAGGAATAATAGACCATTTTTCAGATGAAAAATTTCTATTAGCTCCTGGAGCAATATTTCTAGCTATCATAGCTGCTTCAATAGCTATAGTTCCTGTTCCACACATCGGATCTAAAAAAACTTCGTTAGCTCTCCATTTCGATAGCAATACTAGAGCTGCCGCTAAAGTTTCTTTAATAGGAGCTACTCTTTGATTTGCTCTATATCCTCTTTTCGTTAAAGACTCTCCAGAACTATCAAGCATAACTATAAAAATATCTTTATGACAATGAATTTTTATTGAATATAAAGCTCCATTTTCTAAAAAGATTTCTCTTTTATACTTTTCTTTCAACTTTTCAACCATAGCCTTTTTAACTATTCTTTGAATATCTGATTTTGAATACAATTTTGATTTTACAGAACTTACCCAAGAAACTGGGAATTCTCCGTTTTCATCAATATAATCTCCCCACTCTATCTTTTTTATATTTTGAAAAAGTTCTTCATAAGTAAGAGCTTTAAATTCAGCCATTTTTATAAAAACCCTATCAGAACATCTTAAATGGATATTAGCTTTAACCAAATCTGTAAAATCACCTTC encodes the following:
- a CDS encoding Txe/YoeB family addiction module toxin is translated as MKISFSIQAWEEYLYFQSQDKKTLKKINELIKDIERNGVLNGIGKPEKLTNNLSGLYSRRINDKDRLVYKLENDFIIILQCKGHYNDN
- a CDS encoding type II toxin-antitoxin system RelB/DinJ family antitoxin; the protein is MSMKLINIRMDEDLKKEMEIVCNDLGINITTAFTIFAKKLTREKRIPFNVSIDPFYSSENIKALQNSIDEVKDGKVIMKTIEELESME
- a CDS encoding glutaredoxin domain-containing protein, producing the protein MLKMYGTMLCPDCVEAKEYFEKINYKYEFIDITASIRNLKEFLYLRDNRKEFEEMKRLGYVCIPAILTDDNEIILGDDIFEIK
- a CDS encoding Na+/H+ antiporter family protein, with the translated sequence MILLNPVVISVIVMTILCLLKLNVLLALVVSALVAGFTAGMPVGDIMGNLINGMGGNAETALSYILLGTLAVAINSTGVATIVSRKIASLVDGKKKILLIVIAVFSCFSQNLIPVHIAFIPILIPPLLKLMNSLKLDRRAMACSLTFGLKAPYIALPVGFGLIFHGILSAEMSKNGMEIAKTDVWKSTWFLGLFMIIGLLLAIFVSYTRSREYKDLPLKGMEEVEATEMETKHWLTLVAAALAFIIQLLTGSLPLGAIAALAAMFIFRTIKWKDIDEYINGGVGLMGLIAFIMLVAAGYGNIIRETGAVDSLVLSIHDMIGGSKAIGVAVMLLIGLLITMGIGTSFGTIPVVAAIYIPLCIKLGLSVEGSVIVLAAAAALGDAGSPASDSTLGPTSGLNADGQHDHIMDTCVPTFIHYNIPLLIGGFIGGMFF
- a CDS encoding cold shock domain-containing protein yields the protein MKGTVKWFNKEKGFGFITGEDGKDVFAHFSQIQKEGFKELFEGQEVEFDITEGQKGPQASNIVIVK
- a CDS encoding peptidylprolyl isomerase yields the protein MSLQAIIKTDKGEIKLNLFPEVAPITVLNFVTLAKIGYYNGLTFHRVIKDFMIQGGDPSGTGAGGPGYQFGDEFKKGVVFDRKGLLAMANAGPNTNGSQFFITHVPTDWLNYHHTIFGEVVEQADQDVVDKVEQGDVMKEIVIVGETDKLVEDNKEFYAQLTEFLKI
- a CDS encoding MBL fold metallo-hydrolase translates to MLNEIQKNIFLVEVPLPKNPLRALNCYFIKNGDNILVIDSGFDHEESEKIFFEALEELGAKIGKTDMFLTHLHADHSGLALKFKNKYQGKVYCSQIDTDYINQMKHELYADRFVPTLKVMGIEPDFKFFETHPGLVYCVKGKLDTTIVKDGDIIDFGDYKFEVIDLSGHTPGQVGIYDKQHKILFSGDHILNKITPNISFWEFKYEDILGTYLKNLDKVYNMEVDVIYSAHRGIIDNPKTRIDELKKHYADRNEEVYNLLKDGEKFTAVDIARKMHWDYRANNFDEFPNNQKWFATGEALANLEHLRAIGKARMDFANEVAFYSVI
- a CDS encoding THUMP domain-containing class I SAM-dependent RNA methyltransferase; translation: MIFIASTTMGLESVVKEECLSLGFKNIKVFDGRVEFEGDFTDLVKANIHLRCSDRVFIKMAEFKALTYEELFQNIKKIEWGDYIDENGEFPVSWVSSVKSKLYSKSDIQRIVKKAMVEKLKEKYKREIFLENGALYSIKIHCHKDIFIVMLDSSGESLTKRGYRANQRVAPIKETLAAALVLLSKWRANEVFLDPMCGTGTIAIEAAMIARNIAPGANRNFSSEKWSIIPENIWTDTRDEAFSNENLDIELKIMASDIDEKSIEIAKGNAEKAGVLDDITFSVKDYRELESPAKYGAVIVNPPYGERLMNGEDEDIYQFYKEFGDFCKRKLAKWSYYVITSYEDFEKAFSEKSTKNRKLYNGGIKCHFYQYFGAGKNGYKN
- the creD gene encoding cell envelope integrity protein CreD is translated as MENNLQKKFYTKKTSPIMKKIIFLFIFSLLLQIPLSFIGSLIFDRGDLYNKTVISIGNEWGKNQKIIAPVITISYTDTGIDNEKDIINSKTLAVVPVEKKFVILPDELNAIIKIKDEIRQRGIYNATVYNANMKLKGFFSPKDFPKNKKIKSYLSIGLSDTKALIKINKLKIGNLEKDLDAMSGTMAVPLITNGISAELKLDFNKILEEEKIPFEIDIDFRGSKDISILPLGKKNNIEISSNWKSPSFSGILPSEKNINNNGFSAKWEVSNLVRNYPQIIDINEDKYDDFYYDDSYYDDSYYDDSYYDDSYDENNSNNENTVIKTGLFDSITDYTQITRASKYGILFIMMSLVIVYIFEVISRRFTHYVQYLIVGLSLIIFYLLLLSLSEHIGFEWAYLISSLAIVIPNSLYIMSLTSNKKLGIGMFFFLSGIYAILFSILRMEQYALLTGSLLILTVLYVVMYLTKNTEIFERLENREK
- the nox gene encoding H2O-forming NADH oxidase, giving the protein MKIVVVGANHAGTACINTMLDNYQGNEVVVFDQNSNISFLGCGMALWIGHQIAGSEGLFYSSKEKLEAKGAKIHMETGVTNIDFDNKIVYATGKNGEKYEEKYDKLILSTGSLPMNLPIVGKELENVQYVKLFQNAQEVIDKLDSNKNIQKVAVVGAGYIGVELAEAFKRWGKEVYLIDAAKGCLSVYYDKIFRDQMDAQLKNHGINLEYDQLVKEIQGNGKVEKIITNKGELPVDMVILCAGFRPNTDLGKDKITLFKNGAYVVDKTQKTNLDDVYAIGDCATVFDNSINDVNYIALATNAVRSGIIAAHNVCGTKIESVGVQGSNGISIFGLNMVSTGLTLEKAEKLGIEALETTFHDLQKPEFMEHNNEEVYIRIVYRKDNRKIIGAQMSSKYDISMAMHVFSLAIQEGVTIDKFKLLDILFLPHFNKPYNYITMAALGAK